The following is a genomic window from Myxococcales bacterium.
CATGAAAAAACTCCTCGGAATATTTTCTATAATTCTAGTTATGACAGCCTCATTTATCGCTGGTGGGCGGGAGCAGGCGGTTTATCCACTGGAAGGCATTCCCTTCGAAATAACGATAATAGGGACGAGGTATTATACGGACGTATCGCCGGTCATCAATGGACTCAAAAGATCCCCTTCGGCAAAAAATCTGACTGCCAGCTCAGAAACTCAGGGCAATATAGTGTATATCGGCAGTTATTTGGGAACTCCGGAGGCCCTTTTATCAGACCTAAGGGGACTGGCGGCTGACAGGTTCGGACTCGAAAGCCGGCAGGGAAAAGATGGCAGATGGATTTTTACGCTTAAAAAAAGCCCCCCTATAATGCCAATTGCGCCAGCTTCTAACGGTTATAGGCAAGATATATCCGGCGAATAACAATTGAACTGACCTATTTTGATTCTTTGTAGAATCCTGCTAATAAAATTATTTTTCTTTTTTATCAAATAGTTAAGCTCAAGTTTCCGCATTATCCGAATCATCTTGCACGCTTTGTGCATAGGGGTAAATTTTACCTACCCGCCAAAATTCTCCTTTGATCTCAACGAGTTTGATGAGATCATCCGCATATAATGAGATTTGCTCGGGAGGCGATCTCTTAAAAAGTAGCGTGGCATGGTTCCGACATTCAATTTCTCCACTTAAAGCGAGAACGGGGCCTTCAAATGTTACTAAATTTCAAGACAAGATTATCTATATTTTCAGTTCGAAGTCCCAGCGCCGGGTCAAAGAGCAGCCTCTTCTTTAAATTCCTTTCAAATCAAATAGTTTTGAACACCAGCGATGGGTTTCGCTCGCGCTGGAGATCTTACTCATTCCTTTCTATCTTTGAAAGTAATTGAAAATAAAGGGTATTTAATGAGGGATAGGGGGTGGCAGATGCCTGAAAATCACACGCTGATGGTTGAAAAAGGTTTCATGACGAGACTTAGGAACCTGATCTGCTGCTCAGAGGGGATGGGGACCTGCGACGGAGGCGAATTTTGTTCAAGCAATCCTGCAGACTGGCCGACCATAACAAACGGCCACATAATGGTCTCCCTCTCACAGCCGGAAAATAAAAGGTCCATCCCCGGGATCGACCAATTCAGGGACAAATACACCAAATGGAACCGGGATAATGACTGCATAAGCCTTCTGGCGACATTCGAAGGACTCTCAAAAGGGCTGACGCTATTTAGCACAGGGGGCTCTTTAAGTGAAAAACTTTTGGCAACCGACGAGGGCACGCATGGCAATAAAAATCAGGCGACCTCGAATGCTGTCGAACTCGCTTTAAGAAAGAGATGTTCTATATTCTATGACAAAGACGAGGCAGGCGTCGAGCAATTCAACCCGGCCAGGGCTGAAGATCTGAAGAAAATAAATGAATTCCTGGCAGCCACGTCAAACCTAAATCTAAACGATGACGGCAATGGATTTCATTGGAATGAGATATTCAAGGGAGGGGGGATACTCTCTGCAGGATCGTTTTTAATATGGCTCTTGTACAAAATATTTCGATTCGGGAAAAAGGGTAAAGGACATCTGAACGAATCCAGATTCATAATACGCGGCATAGGTGACGGAATAAACAGCCTAGCCTCAGCAATAAAATATCTCTTCGGCACATCGCTCCCAAACCTCGGGAAGGCCCTCCATTATGCAGCATCGTTTAAGTGGGTAAAAGGCGAAAAACCTCCGGAGAATTTAAAGGCGCCTGAGTCGGATACCGCTGAGGGTCTGATTCAGGATGAGATGGCTCCTGCGCCAAGGGAGGGGGTGGATGTAAAGCCGCATCCGGACGTGGTTCTTGCACAACTCTACGCATTGATTGGAAGCGAACACCACGCCATGGAAGGAAGAAAATTCGCGGCGTTAACCGATGACGGAAAAAAATACCTTGCTGCTGTCGCGATCAGGCACTGGAGCACCGAATCGGAAAGCAGGAGACAGATATTCGCCGAAGAGGACGACCGACTGACAGAAGGAAAACTGCCCAACGACTTTCTATTCAAAATCGTGCGTCACTACCTGAAAAAAGACGCTAATATCAGTATACTTGATGCCTCAGCCAGGGTGTGGGCAGAGCAGATGGAGACCCCTCATGGCGAAAGAAGTGAATTGCCGATGGCTTCGGAATTCACCCCCACTCTCATCGCTATAAAGAGGCAGCTTTTGAATGATGCTCATTTTCAAAACGCCGGTACCGGGACGCGCGAATACATAGCAATGCTTGCAAAGGCAGAATGGGACGTCCTGCCGGACGAGGCGAAGCGATCCTTTATCACCGTCAATGATACACCTGAAACCGGAATTCTGCCTCAACAGTTCGTAAGGGCGTTTAGGAAAAAAATAGCCAGAAGGATGAATAACATAAATCTCAAGTCCGAACTCAGGCAAGAATTGGCAGTCAACATACCATCGGCGCTTGAATGCCAATTCAACGTTCTGGACAAACGACTTTCCAGCCTTATCAGGGCGTGGAGAAAATTGCCCGATGAAATAAAGAGATCTTTTGAAGCGGTTTCGCATCAAAGGATTGGAGCATCCGGAATACCGCTGTATTTTATCGAGTATATCTTCAAGATCATCGGCATCGGACATTTAGCGATGGTACAATCTCTCCCGAATGAAAACGAGTGGAAGCTGGAGGTATTTCCCAACCTCTCGTATCAATCGTATAGCCTCTCTGACGCGATGGAAAATATAGCGACGCTGGATAAAAATTTGAGGATGTATCCGGAGCTGCTCAAAGTTAGAGCCAAGTCCATCATAGATGCATGGGTGCTTCTTGAAGGTGAAGTGCGACAGACGTTCGTCAACGAGGATGATACTCAGGAAATGAGAATAAGCACACTTCTCAAAGAAGAACTCAACCTAGTGCCAAAGAACTTTACAGCACTCATTCATAAATTCAGCTTGGAAACAGCGATTTTTCCGCGATCACCCATCAAGAAGGGGAGCGGAGGACAGGGGGGAGGGAGCTCAGCAAAAGCATCGCCGGCAGGAGAGGAAGTACAAGGCAATGATGAACAAAATTTTACGAATACCACCGCGGCAATGGTTGCGATGCGGGCTGTAATGGAAGGAAGGAATAGTCACGTCGCCGGACAAGGGTCGAGCCAAACCGCTTTCGTACAATCCAAATACATAGCGTCCATAAAATCGGCAGGGACGACTTGGATGCAGCAGGCAAACCCCGTAATGGGAACAGCGGCGCTCTTCGCACCAACTCTTCAGCCCAGGCCTTTGCAGATGATGCCGCAGTTGCAGCCGACCACGATCATTATTCGCTGACAGCCCTGAGCTGTTTTTTGAAGACAAGGCGCATTCGCATAAATGTTTTGAAGTATCCCCCGTCTCGAAAATCAGGAAAGGCCCAGGGGTGGGCTACCCACCCCTTGTTGTACCACAGCAGAAAATCTGCCCAGACGCCTTCGGCGACTGGAATTTTATGACCGCCATCCTTGCCAGTCATGAGGACGACCTTGTTGGCGTCTATATATCCGGGGTCTATATTCACCCTGCGCCTTCCTCCGCTCAGATAGAACGCTTCAACTCCGGAAGCCTTCTCCTTGAACCAAGTCGAACTCTCGGGGGGCAGAATATTTGAAAAAGAGACGAAGCATCTTTTCAAACCGGTCCCCATCTCATTCTCATAGTAAGATGTGTGATCGAATTCCCTCCATGGGCCAACGACATCTCTGGCTCCGAAAAACCGCTCTAGCTTAGAAAGGACTTCATCCAAAAGATCGATCTCCGAAGTTATGATTCCGACTATGGGCTTAATTGACGGCTTCATCTTTTATTTTCCTTGTTATATTTCGATTTCATCTTTACTACTGCATCGAAGGCATCAGCAAAGAGCCTCGGGCTGATTCCGAACTCCTTTTCTATTCTCTGTGCGATCCCCGTCGAAAGCCTATCCTGTTTTTTCTCATCTGCCGTGTTCTTCCTCAAAACTCCGTCTCTCAAAAAAATAATCCCGTCACCAGTTTGAACTGATATGCTTATGTGACGCATCATCGCCCACTCAAATGAATCTATCCATTTTTTTAAAAACAAGGATTCCTCTACAGCGACATCTTTAAGTTTGTATCTGACACGCCTCTTTTCCGCTGACTCCGTAACGAGTAAAAGCTGGCTTGTTTCACCCAGTCGCTCAAGAAATATTTTCCCCGAACGGCCGCTTTGAGACGCGTAACCTGTCTTTGGAACCCTTACAGGGGCTTCCATAAGATAGCCTGGATCAACTAGGTAGCGATCAGAGCCTAGCGATACTATCAATGCACAATGGGTATCAGGGCCATACGACCTGTCGCAAAAGACTCGTATAGTTTCATATCCCAAGCCGGTCAGAATCTGATCGAAAAAATAGGTGAGAGAAAAACACGTTCCTCCGGCCCCATATTCCATATGTTCGGCAAGAACTATATCCGGCATCCTGGGCCGCAATTCCGGGTCGGAAACCTCTGCAAATCTGGCTATTTTCGTAAGGTTTTCATAAGGCATCCTGTGAAATAATCTCGCCAGAAACTTGAGCCCCTCAAGGTCGGGACGAACCCCCCTTGCACCGGTAAGCTTTAGAAAATCCCTTACAACATCGGCATAATGCATAATTGACGCCTATCCGAAAATAAATGATCATGCAACTATGGTGGATATCGTATCGTTCGTCAGAAATTCCGACTATGACCTCCCGGGCCTTATAGAATCCCTAAGGAGATCCGTGAAATTATGCGGTTTCAACCTAGCCGATGTCGCCGGGAAAAAGGTGTTGCTAAAACCAAATCTGCTCGGAGCTTATCCGCCGGAACGAGGGATCACAACCAATCCGGATTTCGTATGCGCCGCAGCTATAGTTTTCCGTGAAGCAGGAGCGATTGTAAGCATCGGAGACAGCCCCAATGGAATATTCGATATAGATACCTGCTGGGAGAGATCCGGGCTGCGCGAGGCCTGCAAAAAAAGCGGCGCTCGCGAAATTCATTTCGAATCATGCGGAAGCACAAAGGTTGGAACTCTCAATATATCCAAAGCCATCTTTGATGCCGACTTCGTCATCAATCTTCCCAAATTTAAAACTCATAGTCTCACCATGATGACTCTTGCCGTAAAAAATCTGTTCGGATGTGTCTGCGGAGTTCAAAAAGCGCGGCTTCATAAAAAACATTTCAGACATGGAGAGTTCGCAAATCTGATCGTAAGAATAGCCAATGCAGTAAAACCTGCTTTGACTATCATAGACGGAATAACGGCGATGGATGAAAACGGTCCCTCGAGCGGACGCCTGCTGAACCTTTCGCTTATAGCGGCTTCGACGAATATGCATCTTCTAGATGAACGATGTTCAAGGCTTGTCGGCATAGATCCGCTAGAAGTGCCTACACTTCAAGAAGCGTTCAAACTGGGGTTGTGGAAACCTGATTCTTCGTGCGAAATAGTCGGCGATGATATGGAAGAAATACGAAGGATAGAGTTCAGGCGCCCAGCTACATTCAAGAGAAAAATATTCAGGTTCAGGTTTTTCAAACTACTTGAACATCTGATTTGGTCCAACCTCTCCAGTCAGCCGGAGATATCCGATGAAAAGTGTAAAATATGTATGTTTTGTGTCAGGGCATGTCCGGTCGAAGCTATTAAAATCCCCTCTGGCGCAAAGAAGCCGGACATAGATGAAAAAGAGTGCATACAGTGCATGTGCTGTCATGAGGTGTGTCCACATGCAGCCATCGACCTGAAGGAGAGCCTTCTGATCAGGCTGGGCAGATGGTATCATGGGCTCACCAAGGGGGCCGGAAAATCGAAGTGCGACGAAAATTAAAATTGCGTTGGATCAATTCGCAATATTGACTTGACCCTCCCATGCTGATAGCAATCCGGACCATGATATCAATGGCTCACAACTGGGACAGTTTTCTTTATCAGTTCATCGTCGGAGGGATCGTCCTTCTCGCCGGGATAGTTATCCCAATAATCAAGAAAGACGTGAAGCTCTCAAACAGGGATGACCAGCTTACTATAGCTGCCATTTTAGGGGGCACCGCCCTTTTCTTTCTCTTTTATCTAGCCTGGCAATTCTATGCCATCAAAGGCGTCTGAGGTCCCTACAATGATCATGAACACAATCGTGGGTACGAAACTGGATTACACCATAATAATTTTTTATTTTGTGGCTATATTCGGCTTCGGATCGATCTTCGCAAAATTCACCAAATCAACGAAGGATTTTTTCTACGGCAACCACAGGTTCTCGTGGTGGTTAGTGGCCTTCTCTTGCGTAGCATCTACCGTAGGTTCATACAGCTTTATCAAATATTCAGCTGCGGGTTACAGTTATGGTTTGTCATCCTCAATGGCCTATCTCAACGATTGGCCGATACTCGGGCTATTCCTCTTCACCTGGTTCCCGATAATATATTTCTCAAACGTGGCATCTGTTCCGGAATACTTTGAAAGAAGGTTCGACACTAAGACCAGACTGATGGCGCTGCTCGTGCTGATGATCTACATGGTAGGTTACGTTGGAATAAACCTCTATACCATGGGCGTCGCATTAAACGCGATGGTAGGTACGGACATCTTTTGGTCGGCGGTAGTTGTTGCCGTCGTCTGCACATTGTATGTCGCCGCGGGAGGACAGGCAGCCGTTATAATGACCGACCTTCTTCAGGGAATACTGCTTTCGGGGGCCGGCTTAGTGCTTTTTGCGCTGGGAATAGTGGCCCTCGGAGGATGGGAACAGTTCTGGTCGCTGTTGCCGGAAGCCTGGAGGCTCCCCTTCGCTCATTTCAACAAGCCTCACGATTTTAACTTCGTTGGTGTATTCTGGCAGGATGGGATGGCGAACAACATCGCAGTGTACTTCATGAATCAGGGTTTCATACTGAGATTCCTATCGCTCAAGAGCGTCCGCGAGGGAAAGAAAACCCTGATTGTCGTGTTGTTCGTACTTATGCCGCTGGCTGCAATCGCGGCGGCAAATGCGGGATGGCTAGGAAAGGCCTTCGTGGGCGCAGGAATCCTGCCCGCCGACGCGGAGGCAAACAAGATATTCGTCACCGTTGCGGACAAGGTCTGCGTCCCTGGTCTTTTCGGTCTGATCATGGCAGCTCTTGTTGCTGCGCTGATGTCGACGATAGATACGCTTATAAATGCGATATCCGTGGTCTTCGTCAATGACCTGTACCGCCCGTATCTGATGAAGAAAAAGAGCGATCATCATTATCTGACTACAGCGAGAATCGTGTCCCTTATCGCAGGCCTGACGGGAATAATACTGGTTCCTGTATTCGCGTCATTTAAATCCATCTATCTCGCCCACGCAACCTTTATAGCGACCGTCACCCCGCCGATGGCAACCGCCATATTCCTTGGTGCATTCTGGAAGAGATTCACGCCTGCGGCTGCATTTTGGTCCCTGCTCGGCGGCTCGATCGCCGTAACGATTTCAATATGGTATCCCCAGATCATCGCACCGTTTTCACACGGAACGGATCCGACAGGCGGATATCAATACATGCGCGCCGCATTCGGCATGTTCGCATCCGTAGTCATAGGAATCATCGTAACATTCTTCACAAAACCCAGAGAATCCTCTGAAATAGAAGGGCTGGTTGTAGGAACGATATCGAAGGCCAAGGAACTCTTCAAAGGCGGAAAAATAAATGAATCGAGATGGAAGCCTGCGTACGGAGTTTTAAAAATAGTG
Proteins encoded in this region:
- a CDS encoding sodium/solute symporter (Members of the Solute:Sodium Symporter (SSS), TC 2.A.21 as described in tcdb.org, catalyze solute:Na+ symport. Known solutes for members of the family include sugars, amino acids, nucleosides, inositols, vitamins, urea or anions, depending on the system.) produces the protein MNTIVGTKLDYTIIIFYFVAIFGFGSIFAKFTKSTKDFFYGNHRFSWWLVAFSCVASTVGSYSFIKYSAAGYSYGLSSSMAYLNDWPILGLFLFTWFPIIYFSNVASVPEYFERRFDTKTRLMALLVLMIYMVGYVGINLYTMGVALNAMVGTDIFWSAVVVAVVCTLYVAAGGQAAVIMTDLLQGILLSGAGLVLFALGIVALGGWEQFWSLLPEAWRLPFAHFNKPHDFNFVGVFWQDGMANNIAVYFMNQGFILRFLSLKSVREGKKTLIVVLFVLMPLAAIAAANAGWLGKAFVGAGILPADAEANKIFVTVADKVCVPGLFGLIMAALVAALMSTIDTLINAISVVFVNDLYRPYLMKKKSDHHYLTTARIVSLIAGLTGIILVPVFASFKSIYLAHATFIATVTPPMATAIFLGAFWKRFTPAAAFWSLLGGSIAVTISIWYPQIIAPFSHGTDPTGGYQYMRAAFGMFASVVIGIIVTFFTKPRESSEIEGLVVGTISKAKELFKGGKINESRWKPAYGVLKIVPGERVLKLHRGAMSRLSSAAGDLLYVCDSRGWLGGLRSVHANAMEPHDGDPNEIMISQDLIDEGGLRPQRRHKVELIM
- a CDS encoding DUF4416 family protein, with amino-acid sequence MKPSIKPIVGIITSEIDLLDEVLSKLERFFGARDVVGPWREFDHTSYYENEMGTGLKRCFVSFSNILPPESSTWFKEKASGVEAFYLSGGRRRVNIDPGYIDANKVVLMTGKDGGHKIPVAEGVWADFLLWYNKGWVAHPWAFPDFRDGGYFKTFMRMRLVFKKQLRAVSE
- a CDS encoding arylamine N-acetyltransferase encodes the protein MHYADVVRDFLKLTGARGVRPDLEGLKFLARLFHRMPYENLTKIARFAEVSDPELRPRMPDIVLAEHMEYGAGGTCFSLTYFFDQILTGLGYETIRVFCDRSYGPDTHCALIVSLGSDRYLVDPGYLMEAPVRVPKTGYASQSGRSGKIFLERLGETSQLLLVTESAEKRRVRYKLKDVAVEESLFLKKWIDSFEWAMMRHISISVQTGDGIIFLRDGVLRKNTADEKKQDRLSTGIAQRIEKEFGISPRLFADAFDAVVKMKSKYNKENKR
- a CDS encoding DUF362 domain-containing protein, yielding MVDIVSFVRNSDYDLPGLIESLRRSVKLCGFNLADVAGKKVLLKPNLLGAYPPERGITTNPDFVCAAAIVFREAGAIVSIGDSPNGIFDIDTCWERSGLREACKKSGAREIHFESCGSTKVGTLNISKAIFDADFVINLPKFKTHSLTMMTLAVKNLFGCVCGVQKARLHKKHFRHGEFANLIVRIANAVKPALTIIDGITAMDENGPSSGRLLNLSLIAASTNMHLLDERCSRLVGIDPLEVPTLQEAFKLGLWKPDSSCEIVGDDMEEIRRIEFRRPATFKRKIFRFRFFKLLEHLIWSNLSSQPEISDEKCKICMFCVRACPVEAIKIPSGAKKPDIDEKECIQCMCCHEVCPHAAIDLKESLLIRLGRWYHGLTKGAGKSKCDEN